The nucleotide window TCACAGGTGGAAGGTAACTGTAACTTTGAAATCTCCTCCCTTTATCTTCTCCAGAGAAATTTGTCTCGTTCGTTAATATAATGGTCTTTCTTTTGGCTTTGTTTTCATGACAGGCTCTTTAAGGTAAATGATCAGCCAATATTCATTCGTGGGGGTAATTGGATCCTCTCAGATGGATTATTGCGGCTTTCAAAGGAAAGATACAAGACAGATATCAGATTCCATGCTGATATGAACTTCAACATGATGCGTTGTTGGGGTGGGGGACTGGCTGAGAGGCCTGAGTTTTATCATTATTGTGACTTGTATGGTTTACTGGTGAGAACAATCACTTCTAACCCCACCTCTCTGTGTTTGTGGGTTCTAACTTGTTATTTACGTGTTGATGTGCTCTGGCTTGTGTGTGCATGTTCTAATTTGTGTAGTTGGAAAGGTGACCTCTTGATTACAGAACCAGATGCCAATGTCTTAAGGAACAACTTTATTGATGTGAGCGTGAATCACTCTCTATATGATTGTTATATAAAAGGTAGAAAATCTccttatcaaaataaagaaacaagaaaaggTAGAAGATCTAGACAAGATAAAGGATTTTTCACAAATAGCATGTGTCATAGGTGTACTAAAATGCCATAGAACTCTCCCATATTTTCATTGTTCTCCTGAATAGACCTCTCCTATAAGGCAATGGAATCAGAGCATTCCTCAGTAAGCCCCCTCTTGAGTTTATGTTTATCTAAATTTTAAGCTGTAGAGCGCTCCTCTTTACCCTGCTTCGTATGCCTGTGTCAGCTTCCTTTGAATTTCTAGATCATACGGATTGAAACTTGAAAGTGAAACAGAAGCCGACTTGCTTTATCGTTTCTAAAGGGTAACTTGACTCAGAGATAAAATAGCTGGATGGTTTTGTTGGCAACtattatgacttttttttttggcgATGGTGATTATTACAACATTTGTTGTGGATGTCCATATATCTTGCTAGGCTGATGAAGCTACATACTTAATTGGACTCTTTAGAGCAGAGGCATTCATTGGTCTTCATGTACAGAGTATATATAATTTGGTTCTCGCAGAATCTTTCACTGATTATTTGCTTTTACTATAGAAAGTTGCTACTTCTATTCAGTGTGTGGAGTTCCATGCAACAGTCCATGGATAGACACATAAAATTGGCATCTGCTTCAAATAcaatttaaaatgttataagtagAGTTACTTGGAGATGAAGTGCATTTATAAATTAGCTCCCTGTAGAATAAAAGAGGATCACAGTGTGAATATCTCATTCTTTGGCAGGTTTGGCAAGAGTTCTGGATTACCGGAGACTGTGATGGACGAGGTGACCCTGTGTCAAACCCAGATGGCCCACTTGACCATGATCTTTTCTTGCTATGTGCAAGAGATACCATTAAGCTTTTGAGGAATCATCCTAGTCTTGCCTTGTGGGTTGGGGGAAATGAACAAGTTCCACCACCTGACATCAATTCTGCTTTGAAGAATGATCTACAACTCCATCCATATTATATGAATTCAAACAACAGTGGCACCTCAACAATTACTCCCGTGATAAAGGACCCAAGTCAATATCTAGATGGTACTAGAGTTTACGTTCAAGGGTCTATGTGGGATGGGTTTGCAGATGGGAAAGGGGACTTCAGCGATGGTCCTTACGAAATTCAGAACCCCGAGGACTTCTTCAAGCATGACTACTACCAGTATGGCTTTAATCCCGAGGTTGGTAACGTGGGGATGCCAGTAGCGGCTACTATCAGAGCAACTATGCCTCCAGAAGGGTGGCAGATTCCTCTgttcaaaaaattatcaaatggCTACATTGAAGAAGTTCCCAATCCTATATGGACTTATCATAAATACATTCCCTATTCCAGACCAGAAAAGGTTCATGACCAGATATTATCATATGGGAAACCAAAAGATCTGGATGATTTTTGTCTGAAGGTGAGTGGAATATTTCATTGATGTGCAAACTATTTTTCATTGTTTCTGCATTTGACTTATTCTGTAAATAAATCATATACAGGCACAGCTTGTTAACTATGTTCAGTACAGAGCTCTTTTAGAAGGCTACACTTCCCAAATGTGGAGCAAATATACAGGTGTTTTGATATGGAAAACTCAAAACCCATGGACTGGTCTAAGAGGCCAGTTTTATGATCATCTCCTCGACCAAACAGCAGGATTCTATGGCTGCCGCTCTGCAGCAGAACCAATTCATGTTCAGCTTAATCTGGCAACATATTCTGTAGAGGTAATCATTTGTCTAGAGGATAAGTCTGATACTTTGGCTTAAATAATAGGAAGTGGATATACTTGAActtttataatacatattggaGGCTAGAATTCAGAACCTGAAGTCTGTGGCATTGAtcagacttttttttttatctttttggaaCTTCTCCTTCTGCTTGCCTTTTCAGATAGGGAAATAAATGTAGTAGGTATTACTTCTTCCATATCACCTAGACTTAGATGTGCAACTTTTGCATCCAAAAAATTGATAATGCAGGAACTAGCATAAGATTTGGCGGAATTTTACTGTTTTCATGATTATTTTACTGTCTGCAGGTAGTGAACACTACGTCAGAGGAACTTTCTAACGTTGCTATAGAAGCCTCAGTTTGGGATTTGGAAGGCGAATGTCCATACTACAAAACCTCTGAAAAACTTACTGTGCCACCCAAAAAAGCTATATCTACGTTTGAGATGAAGTATCCGAAGTCAAAGAATCCAAAGCCAGTTTACTTTCTTCTTCTCAAACTCTATGATGTGTCCGATAATCGCATATACTCGAGGAATTTTTACTGGTTGCACCTAACCGGTGGTGATTACAAGCTTTTGGAACCATTCAGGGAGAGAAGACCACCCCTCAAGATTACTTCTCTAACCTTTATAAAAGGGTCGAGCTATGAAATGCGCATGCATATTCAGAACACATCAAAGAAGCCAGATTCTAACGCTCCACTGTATAGAAATAACTTTATCAGAAGAAACGGCAGCTGTGATGAATTGGATTCATCAGAATCTTTTGACCTTTTGGATGGGGAGAAACATGAAATCAGTTTATATGAGAAGATTAGGAGGAACGTTTCAAGGGAGCACAACAAGGCCAAGGTTTCTGAAGTTAATGGAACGGGGAAAGGAGTTgctttctttcttcatttctctGTTCATGCTTCAAAGGAGGAAAACAAGAAAGGTGAAGACACACGTATCCTTCCTGTTCATTACTCCGACAACTATTTTTCACTGGTACCTGGTGAAGTGATGACAGTGACCATTTCCTTCGAAGTACCTTCTGGTGTCACTCCTCGGGTCACACTGCATGGCTGGAACCACCATG belongs to Solanum stenotomum isolate F172 chromosome 1, ASM1918654v1, whole genome shotgun sequence and includes:
- the LOC125863851 gene encoding mannosylglycoprotein endo-beta-mannosidase; amino-acid sequence: MVKTVLDKGWLAARSTEVEINGVQLTTTQPPTQPLNSPWMEAAVPGTVLGTLLKNKLIPDPFYGLENESIIDIADSGREHYTFWFFTTFECKLSNNQHVDLNFRAINYSAEVYLNGHKEVLPKGMFRRHSIDITDILHPDGQNLLAVLVYPPDHPGRIPPEGGQGGDHEIGKDVAAQYVEGWDWMTPIRDRNTGIWDEVSITVTGPVKIVDPHLASSFFDGYKRVYLHSTVELVNKNALVAECSLNIQVSTELQDGTFLVEHLETQHVSISAGATIHYTFPQLYFYKPNLWWPNGMGKQHLYNVEITVNVKGYGESDTWSHHFGFRKIESHIDSVTGGRLFKVNDQPIFIRGGNWILSDGLLRLSKERYKTDIRFHADMNFNMMRCWGGGLAERPEFYHYCDLYGLLVWQEFWITGDCDGRGDPVSNPDGPLDHDLFLLCARDTIKLLRNHPSLALWVGGNEQVPPPDINSALKNDLQLHPYYMNSNNSGTSTITPVIKDPSQYLDGTRVYVQGSMWDGFADGKGDFSDGPYEIQNPEDFFKHDYYQYGFNPEVGNVGMPVAATIRATMPPEGWQIPLFKKLSNGYIEEVPNPIWTYHKYIPYSRPEKVHDQILSYGKPKDLDDFCLKAQLVNYVQYRALLEGYTSQMWSKYTGVLIWKTQNPWTGLRGQFYDHLLDQTAGFYGCRSAAEPIHVQLNLATYSVEVVNTTSEELSNVAIEASVWDLEGECPYYKTSEKLTVPPKKAISTFEMKYPKSKNPKPVYFLLLKLYDVSDNRIYSRNFYWLHLTGGDYKLLEPFRERRPPLKITSLTFIKGSSYEMRMHIQNTSKKPDSNAPLYRNNFIRRNGSCDELDSSESFDLLDGEKHEISLYEKIRRNVSREHNKAKVSEVNGTGKGVAFFLHFSVHASKEENKKGEDTRILPVHYSDNYFSLVPGEVMTVTISFEVPSGVTPRVTLHGWNHHDVHTVL